The Canis lupus familiaris isolate Mischka breed German Shepherd chromosome 7, alternate assembly UU_Cfam_GSD_1.0, whole genome shotgun sequence nucleotide sequence GAGGTCGACCGTGAGCTTTTTCACTTTTCAAGCCATCTTGTTCCTCCGAGGTCTGCGTCCCTGGGCCGTAGAGTCTGCACGGGCCCGGGCAGCGGAGACCTTGCAGGTAAGTTTGGCGGCTTTCTCGCGGCTCCTGCCCGCGCGCCCTCTCTTCCCCTGCCGGGCCGTGCCCCGAGCCAGCCTGGGCGCCCCGGGGTCGGGAGGGCGCGGAGCGGTGGGCTTCGGGGCCGCGGAGCGGGTGTGAGCTGGGAGGGTGGCGGGAGCCGGGGCGCGGGACGGGAGGGGGCACGGGCtcggggcgcccccccccccccgctggccCTCCCGGGCGGCCGCCACCCCCGGCCTCCGCCTTCCCCGCGCGCTCCGGGCGTCCTGGGCTCGGGGGCCGGGCCGCTGGGCTGGCGCCGGGCGAGGCTGCCCGCCCGGGATGCGGACGGCCGGGCCCTGGagcgcggcggcgggaggggtGCGGGGCCGGGGCTCCCTCCGGGCTGCGGGCGCGCGGGTCCCAGCCGCGTCCTCGGACAGGGCGTGCGGAGGGCCGCCTCCCCGTGCgcgtccacacacacacacacacacacacacacacacacacacacacacccctccacgGGGGGCGGCGGCAGGGGCGGCGAGTATTGGTTCCGGTACCGGGGACGTGCAGCGCCTCGGCCCCGGGCGCGCGCAGGCGCGCCCACACTCCCAAAACACACTTGTTTGGGGGCAGGCGACGAGGCCAGCGCTGGAGACTGCCTTGGCGGCGGCCCTGCGGTGCACCCAGGCCTTCGTAGGCCGAGGGGCCCAGCCCCGAGCCCGGGCCCGGGCGGGTTAACGGCCGGCGCGCAGGCGTCCCCCTGCAGCCCGGCGCAGGTAGCTGGGGAGGCTGGTCCCGCTCGGGTTCCCCCCGAGAGAGTCCCTGGGGCCCGGGAGGGTGGAGCGGCGGATGCTGCGGCCCCGGGGAGCGTTGCCCTTTCTCCCGTCCGTAGCCCGGTTTGCTCGGGCCGAGGAGCCCCGCACAGGGCGGACCGGCCGTCCGCACCCTCGGAGGCATCCGGGTCCGCCGCGCCCGCGCGCAGCGTGCGGAGAAGCCGGAGAAGCCGGAGAAGCCGGAGAAGCCGAGCCGCCGTCCgcgggcccccgcccgcccgcccgcccgcccgtgTGGCTCGGGGGGGAACGGTTACTGTTAGGACGTTGTGGGGACCCCCCTCCAAGCGCACCacggcctgggggcggggagcgcCCGCGACACGCCGCCGCGCACCCCCGGGGGCCCCGACGTCCCGCGGCGGCGACCCCCGACAGCGCAGCGCCCGCCGCCCCTCGCCCCTGCCCTCGCCCCTCCGGTCCTGACTGTCGTCCTTGTGTCTCCACAGCGGCGCTGTAGTGTATGGAGCTCTGGGCGGGGGCTGGGCCCTCGGCGGAgccccccgcccgcagccccggccaTGCCCCCGCCTCGGCGCGCCCAGCCGCGGCCGCCGGGCCTCCGGGGCTGAGCCGGGAGCCGCGCGAGGAGGAGGCGCCGGCGGCGGAGCCCGCGCGGGAGCCGCGGCGGACCCAGTACTATGGCTGTGTACTGCTATGCGCTCAACAGCCTGGTGATCATGAATAGCGCCGAGCAGGTGAAGAGCGGCGGGCCCCGGCCCAGCGGCAGCGAgacgcccccgccgcccgcgagGGCCGTGCTGAGCCCCGGCAGCGTGTTCAGCCCCGGGAGAGGcgcctccttcctcttccccccagCCGAGTCGTCGTCGCCCGAggagcccgggagccccgggggctGGCGGAGCGGCCGGCGCAGgctgagcggcggcggcggcggcggcggcggcggcgcgggcagCCTGAGCAGCCCGAGTCGGGCGGGCCGCCCGCCGGGGGACGGGCAGCAGGCGGTGACCGCCGCGTCCCTCTCGCCCCCGGGGCCCGAGGAGGCCCAGAGGAAGCTGCGAATCCTGCAGCGCGAGCTGCAGAACGTGCAGGTGAACCAGAAAGTGGGCCTGTTCGAGGCGCACATCCAGGCGCAGAGCTCCGCCGCCCTGGCGCCCCGCAGCCCGCGTTTGGGCAGGGCTCGCTCGCCCTCCCCGTGCCCCCTCCGCAGCAGCAGCCAGCCCCCAGGGAGGGCCCTGGCCCAGAGCGAGGAACGCAGGACAAAGTCGTGGGGGGACCAATGTCCGGAGACGTCGGAGGCCGGCCCTGGCCGGAGAGGAAGGGCGCCCGGCCTGTGCCTCTCCGAGGGCGGCGAGGGGGCGGCCCCTCTTCCTGGCCCGGCCGCCCTGTCGGAACCAGGGGCGCGGGGTGCAGCAGCTTCTGCAAGAATGGAGAAGGGGAGCCCCGCCAGACCCCACTGTGGCTCACCCAGACTTATGGAAACTGACGAGAGGGTCTCTCCGCCCTCGGGAACACGCAGCTGCCCGGCTCCCCCGTCGGGGCTGCCCGGCGTCCACTTAGCGATGGCCGCAGAGGTGGCAGCGGGAGCCACAGCCAGTGGGCCACACCATGCACACGACCCTGGCCTCCCCGAGCGGCCGAGGGAGCCCCCGGTGCAGAGTCAGTGGCAGCCTCTGGGCAGCGCCACAAGCCTGGCCCCGGAGAGGGGCGGGCCCCTCAGCGGAGAGCCCCCcgggaagatggggaaaaaagatccgcctggtggcggtggcggtggcggtggcggtggcggtggcggtggcggtggcgtgCGGGGCTCCGAGGCGCCTGAAGCCAGAAGGCCCGAGGACGGGACTGTGAACGCACCCTCGCAGCTTTCTGAGAGCCGGGTCAGGCCACTCCCAGACCCGGGCTCCTCAGGAGGCCCCGAGGTGACCCGGGGTGGGGCCCCGGTGGTTGGGGAGCCCCCGCAGCACTCCAGGGGGGCGGATGAAGGATCTCTGACGCCCACGACCACCCTGGGCTTGCTCGGGGACCTCCGCTCAGGGGCCTCCACCCGGGAGGTGGAGGCTGGAATTGCCTCCGGTGGAATGCTGGAGCCTTTGCCTTCCTGGGAAACCGCAAAAGATCCGAAAGAACCTCCGTGCCTTTCAGGGGACAGGGTGGCCGAGCCGGTGGAGGCAGCCCATCTGGCCTGGACGTGTGGCACAGGGGTACCCTCGGAAGGCCCTTGGGGAAGCCCCCAGCAGGACAGAgccacccagcccagccctgagCTGCTCTCCCCAGATCAGAAGGACCAGCCTTCCCTGAAAGAGGCATGCAGCCCCAGCAGTATACCTGCTGTCATCATTACCGACATGGGTGCCCAGGAGGACGGGACCTTGGAGGACCCACAGGGAAGCCCTCGGGGTAGCCTGCCGCTGAGGAAGctgtcctcttcctctgcctcctccactggcttctcctcctcctaCGAAGACTCGGAGGAGGACATCTCCAGTGACCCTGAGCGCTGCCTGGATCCCAACTCTGCCTTCCTGCATACCCTGGACCAGCAGAAGCCCAGAGTGGTAAGTCTCATTCTGAGATTTTCCCTCAACTCATTTGCATGCCCCTCTTGTTTGTCCTCTC carries:
- the ITPKB gene encoding inositol-trisphosphate 3-kinase B isoform X2 — translated: MAVYCYALNSLVIMNSAEQVKSGGPRPSGSETPPPPARAVLSPGSVFSPGRGASFLFPPAESSSPEEPGSPGGWRSGRRRLSGGGGGGGGGAGSLSSPSRAGRPPGDGQQAVTAASLSPPGPEEAQRKLRILQRELQNVQVNQKVGLFEAHIQAQSSAALAPRSPRLGRARSPSPCPLRSSSQPPGRALAQSEERRTKSWGDQCPETSEAGPGRRGRAPGLCLSEGGEGAAPLPGPAALSEPGARGAAASARMEKGSPARPHCGSPRLMETDERVSPPSGTRSCPAPPSGLPGVHLAMAAEVAAGATASGPHHAHDPGLPERPREPPVQSQWQPLGSATSLAPERGGPLSGEPPGKMGKKDPPGGGGGGGGGGGGGGGGVRGSEAPEARRPEDGTVNAPSQLSESRVRPLPDPGSSGGPEVTRGGAPVVGEPPQHSRGADEGSLTPTTTLGLLGDLRSGASTREVEAGIASGGMLEPLPSWETAKDPKEPPCLSGDRVAEPVEAAHLAWTCGTGVPSEGPWGSPQQDRATQPSPELLSPDQKDQPSLKEACSPSSIPAVIITDMGAQEDGTLEDPQGSPRGSLPLRKLSSSSASSTGFSSSYEDSEEDISSDPERCLDPNSAFLHTLDQQKPRVLPQRVWTFHQFILQMLHSILCTC
- the ITPKB gene encoding inositol-trisphosphate 3-kinase B isoform X1; its protein translation is MAVYCYALNSLVIMNSAEQVKSGGPRPSGSETPPPPARAVLSPGSVFSPGRGASFLFPPAESSSPEEPGSPGGWRSGRRRLSGGGGGGGGGAGSLSSPSRAGRPPGDGQQAVTAASLSPPGPEEAQRKLRILQRELQNVQVNQKVGLFEAHIQAQSSAALAPRSPRLGRARSPSPCPLRSSSQPPGRALAQSEERRTKSWGDQCPETSEAGPGRRGRAPGLCLSEGGEGAAPLPGPAALSEPGARGAAASARMEKGSPARPHCGSPRLMETDERVSPPSGTRSCPAPPSGLPGVHLAMAAEVAAGATASGPHHAHDPGLPERPREPPVQSQWQPLGSATSLAPERGGPLSGEPPGKMGKKDPPGGGGGGGGGGGGGGGGVRGSEAPEARRPEDGTVNAPSQLSESRVRPLPDPGSSGGPEVTRGGAPVVGEPPQHSRGADEGSLTPTTTLGLLGDLRSGASTREVEAGIASGGMLEPLPSWETAKDPKEPPCLSGDRVAEPVEAAHLAWTCGTGVPSEGPWGSPQQDRATQPSPELLSPDQKDQPSLKEACSPSSIPAVIITDMGAQEDGTLEDPQGSPRGSLPLRKLSSSSASSTGFSSSYEDSEEDISSDPERCLDPNSAFLHTLDQQKPRVSKSWRKIKNMVHWSPFVMSFKKKYPWIQLAGHAGSFKAAANGRILKKHCESEQRCLDRLMADVLKPFVPAYHGDVVKDGERYNQMDDLLAAFDSPCVMDCKMGIRTYLEEELTKARKKPSLRKDMYQKMIEVDPDAPTEEEKAQRAVTKPRYMQWRETISSTATLGFRIEGIKKEDGSVNRDFKKTKTREQVTQAFKEFTKGNRNILIAYRDRLKDIRATLEVSPFFKCHEVIGSSLLFIHDQKEQAKVWMIDFGKTTPLPEGQTLQHNVPWQEGNREDGYLSGLNNLIDILAEMCQGAPLT
- the ITPKB gene encoding inositol-trisphosphate 3-kinase B isoform X3, which translates into the protein MAVYCYALNSLVIMNSAEQVKSGGPRPSGSETPPPPARAVLSPGSVFSPGRGASFLFPPAESSSPEEPGSPGGWRSGRRRLSGGGGGGGGGAGSLSSPSRAGRPPGDGQQAVTAASLSPPGPEEAQRKLRILQRELQNVQVNQKVGLFEAHIQAQSSAALAPRSPRLGRARSPSPCPLRSSSQPPGRALAQSEERRTKSWGDQCPETSEAGPGRRGRAPGLCLSEGGEGAAPLPGPAALSEPGARGAAASARMEKGSPARPHCGSPRLMETDERVSPPSGTRSCPAPPSGLPGVHLAMAAEVAAGATASGPHHAHDPGLPERPREPPVQSQWQPLGSATSLAPERGGPLSGEPPGKMGKKDPPGGGGGGGGGGGGGGGGVRGSEAPEARRPEDGTVNAPSQLSESRVRPLPDPGSSGGPEVTRGGAPVVGEPPQHSRGADEGSLTPTTTLGLLGDLRSGASTREVEAGIASGGMLEPLPSWETAKDPKEPPCLSGDRVAEPVEAAHLAWTCGTGVPSEGPWGSPQQDRATQPSPELLSPDQKDQPSLKEACSPSSIPAVIITDMGAQEDGTLEDPQGSPRGSLPLRKLSSSSASSTGFSSSYEDSEEDISSDPERCLDPNSAFLHTLDQQKPRVRRKTVSRSVVPPSS